The following proteins come from a genomic window of Elusimicrobiota bacterium:
- the gatC gene encoding Asp-tRNA(Asn)/Glu-tRNA(Gln) amidotransferase subunit GatC: MKITKKDVEYVANLARLELTDEEKETFTRQLENILGYMDKLNEVNTSDVKPTSSIVNLKNVSREDIVEIFENTDGIIANAPEREDRLFKVKKIIE; encoded by the coding sequence GTGAAAATAACAAAAAAAGATGTTGAATATGTCGCCAATTTAGCCAGGCTGGAACTTACTGATGAAGAAAAAGAGACGTTTACCAGGCAATTAGAGAATATTCTCGGCTATATGGATAAACTAAACGAAGTAAATACTTCCGACGTCAAACCCACCTCCAGCATAGTAAATTTAAAAAATGTTTCCCGGGAAGATATTGTAGAAATATTTGAAAACACAGATGGTATAATTGCCAACGCGCCTGAAAGGGAAGACAGGCTGTTTAAAGTTAAAAAAATTATTGAGTAA